The following proteins come from a genomic window of Gottfriedia acidiceleris:
- the gpr gene encoding GPR endopeptidase, with protein MSELDLSQYSVRTDLAVEAKEMLEEREQTKEEITGVIVKEREADGVSISHVHIKESASERIGKKPGNYLTLQVQGIREQDTELQEKVEKVFANEFSAFLKNLGITEDQTCLVVGLGNWNVTPDALGPMVVENLVVTKHLFELQPESVQDGYRPVCALSPGVMGITGIETSDIISGVIDKVKPDFVIAIDALAARSIERVNTTIQITDNGIHPGSGIGNKRKELSKETLGIPVIAIGVPTVVDAVAITSDTIDFILKHFGREIKEGDKPAKALIPSGMAFGEKKKYTDEDMPSEKERMAFMGIVGTLEENEKRKLIHEVLSPLGHNLMVTPKEVDTFIEDMANIIAGGMNAALHSKINQDNIGSYTH; from the coding sequence ATGAGTGAGTTAGATTTAAGTCAATATAGTGTTCGAACAGATTTAGCAGTAGAGGCAAAAGAGATGCTCGAGGAGCGTGAACAAACAAAGGAAGAAATTACCGGCGTAATCGTTAAAGAACGTGAAGCAGATGGTGTAAGTATTTCACATGTTCATATTAAAGAATCGGCATCTGAAAGAATCGGTAAAAAGCCAGGAAATTACTTAACACTTCAAGTTCAAGGTATTCGTGAACAAGATACTGAACTTCAAGAAAAGGTTGAAAAAGTTTTTGCAAACGAGTTTTCGGCATTCCTAAAAAATTTAGGGATTACAGAAGATCAAACTTGTTTAGTAGTCGGATTAGGAAATTGGAATGTGACGCCTGATGCACTTGGTCCAATGGTTGTTGAAAATTTAGTTGTTACGAAGCATCTTTTTGAATTACAGCCTGAGAGTGTACAAGATGGTTACCGTCCAGTTTGTGCTTTATCCCCTGGTGTAATGGGGATAACTGGTATTGAAACAAGCGATATTATTTCAGGTGTCATAGATAAAGTAAAACCAGATTTTGTCATTGCAATTGATGCACTTGCAGCTAGGTCCATTGAGCGAGTTAATACAACAATCCAAATTACAGATAATGGGATTCACCCAGGTTCTGGAATAGGGAATAAAAGGAAGGAATTAAGTAAGGAAACACTAGGTATTCCAGTAATTGCTATAGGTGTTCCAACTGTTGTTGATGCTGTTGCTATTACAAGTGATACAATTGACTTCATTTTAAAACATTTTGGACGAGAAATAAAAGAGGGAGACAAGCCTGCTAAAGCGCTAATCCCTTCAGGAATGGCATTTGGAGAAAAGAAAAAGTATACCGACGAAGATATGCCTAGTGAAAAGGAACGAATGGCATTTATGGGGATCGTAGGAACACTTGAAGAGAATGAAAAACGGAAATTAATTCACGAGGTACTATCTCCACTAGGTCATAACTTAATGGTTACGCCAAAAGAAGTGGATACATTTATTGAAGATATGGCAAATATTATTGCTGGCGGTATGAACGCTGCTCTGCATTCTAAAATTAATCAAGACAATATTGGCTCATATACTCATTAA
- the lepA gene encoding translation elongation factor 4 — MNKESRSERQKRIRNFSIIAHIDHGKSTLADRILEKTNALTQREMKSQLLDSMDLERERGITIKLNAVQLQYKAKNGEEYILHLIDTPGHVDFTYEVSRSLAACEGAILVVDAAQGIEAQTLANVYLALDNDLEILPVINKIDLPSAEPERVRQEVEDVIGLDASEAVLASAKAGIGIEEILEQIVEKVPAPTGDPDAPLKALIFDSLFDPYRGVVAYIRIVEGTVKVGQKIKMMATGKEFEVVEAGVFTPRTTQRNELTVGDVGFLTASIKNVGDTRVGDTITLAENPATEPLPGYRKLNPMVFCGLYPIDTSKYNDLRDALEKLQLNDAALQFEAETSQALGFGFRCGFLGLLHMEIIQERIEREFKIDLITTAPSVIYNVYTTKGDMIIVDNPAHMPDPQSIDRVEEPYVKAKIMVPNEFVGAIMELCQKKRGNFIDMQYLDANRVTLTYEIPLSEIVYDFFDQLKSSTKGYASFDYELIGYKVSKLVKMDILLNGEQVDALSFIVHRDAAYDRGKVIVEKLKELIPRQQFEVPVQAAIGQKIVARSTIKSMGKNVLAKCYGGDISRKRKLLDKQKEGKKRMKAVGSVEVPQEAFMAVLRMDD, encoded by the coding sequence ATGAATAAAGAGTCAAGATCAGAAAGACAAAAGAGAATTAGAAACTTTTCAATCATCGCACACATTGACCATGGAAAATCTACTTTAGCAGATAGAATTCTTGAGAAAACAAATGCATTAACTCAGCGTGAGATGAAGTCTCAGCTATTAGACTCAATGGATTTAGAGCGTGAACGTGGAATTACCATTAAATTAAATGCTGTGCAGTTACAATATAAAGCTAAAAATGGAGAAGAATATATTCTTCATTTAATTGATACGCCTGGACATGTCGACTTCACTTATGAAGTTTCACGTAGTTTAGCAGCTTGTGAAGGCGCAATTCTTGTCGTTGATGCTGCACAAGGTATCGAAGCACAAACATTGGCGAACGTATATTTAGCTTTAGACAATGATTTAGAAATCTTACCAGTTATTAATAAGATTGACTTACCGAGTGCAGAGCCTGAACGTGTAAGACAAGAAGTTGAAGATGTAATTGGATTAGATGCATCAGAAGCGGTATTAGCATCTGCTAAAGCAGGAATCGGAATAGAAGAAATTTTAGAACAAATCGTTGAAAAAGTACCAGCTCCAACAGGTGATCCAGATGCACCTTTAAAAGCACTTATTTTTGATTCATTATTCGATCCATATCGTGGTGTTGTAGCATATATTCGTATCGTGGAAGGTACTGTAAAAGTAGGTCAAAAAATTAAAATGATGGCTACAGGAAAAGAATTCGAAGTAGTTGAAGCTGGAGTATTTACTCCTCGTACTACGCAACGAAATGAATTAACTGTAGGTGACGTAGGTTTCTTAACTGCTTCTATTAAAAATGTTGGAGATACTCGTGTTGGGGATACAATTACCCTTGCTGAGAATCCTGCAACTGAGCCACTTCCAGGTTATCGTAAATTAAATCCTATGGTATTCTGTGGATTATATCCAATTGATACTTCTAAATATAATGATTTACGTGATGCACTTGAAAAGCTTCAATTAAATGATGCGGCTTTACAATTTGAAGCAGAAACTTCGCAAGCTTTAGGGTTTGGTTTCCGTTGTGGATTTTTAGGATTATTACACATGGAAATCATTCAAGAGCGTATTGAACGTGAATTCAAAATTGATTTAATAACAACAGCACCAAGTGTTATCTATAATGTTTACACAACTAAAGGCGATATGATTATCGTTGATAACCCTGCTCATATGCCAGACCCTCAATCAATTGATCGAGTGGAAGAGCCTTACGTTAAAGCAAAAATCATGGTTCCAAATGAATTTGTTGGAGCAATCATGGAGCTTTGCCAAAAGAAACGCGGAAACTTTATCGATATGCAATATTTAGATGCAAACCGCGTTACGTTAACTTACGAAATTCCATTATCTGAAATTGTTTATGATTTCTTTGACCAATTAAAATCAAGTACAAAAGGTTATGCATCATTTGACTATGAACTAATTGGCTACAAAGTTTCTAAACTTGTGAAAATGGATATTTTATTAAACGGTGAACAAGTAGATGCTCTATCATTTATCGTTCATAGAGACGCTGCTTATGATCGTGGAAAAGTTATCGTTGAAAAATTAAAAGAACTTATTCCAAGACAACAGTTCGAAGTACCAGTTCAAGCGGCGATCGGACAAAAAATCGTTGCTCGTTCAACAATTAAGTCAATGGGTAAAAACGTATTAGCAAAATGTTACGGTGGGGATATCTCTCGTAAACGTAAGCTATTAGATAAGCAAAAAGAAGGTAAAAAGCGAATGAAAGCTGTTGGATCTGTAGAAGTTCCACAAGAGGCATTCATGGCTGTTTTACGTATGGATGACTAA
- the hemW gene encoding radical SAM family heme chaperone HemW — MASSVYIHIPFCQQICYYCDFNKFMMDRQPVDQYLDYLEKEIVESLKRNPISDLKTVFVGGGTPTALTLPQTERLIEIINKHIINGKKEIEMTFESNPNEISKEKLQILKDGGVNRISFGAQTFDEGLLKKIGRTHSPNEIEEAIQTAKEVGIDNINLDLMYALPGQTMEQFVDSLDKAMKLPIQHISAYSLIIEPKTVFYIEMNRGKLKPAPEEDEAAMYDFLMNYLEEKGFHQYEISNFEKNGLESKHNLVYWNNEEYFGFGAGAHGYINGIRYSNAGPLKKYFQLIDDTGVPIVHEHTVTKQEKMEEEMFLGLRKMQGVSERKFQEKFGSNFNEVFPNVIEKLIKDGLVEMDGIFLRLTHKGKLLGNEVFQAFLL, encoded by the coding sequence ATGGCATCTTCCGTTTATATTCATATACCATTTTGTCAGCAGATTTGTTACTACTGCGATTTTAATAAATTTATGATGGACCGTCAGCCGGTAGATCAATATTTAGACTATCTTGAGAAAGAGATTGTTGAAAGTTTAAAAAGAAATCCGATTTCAGATTTGAAAACAGTTTTTGTTGGTGGCGGTACGCCAACTGCATTAACATTACCTCAAACTGAACGCTTAATCGAAATAATTAATAAACATATTATTAATGGGAAAAAAGAAATTGAAATGACTTTTGAAAGTAATCCAAATGAAATTTCAAAAGAGAAGCTACAGATTTTAAAAGATGGTGGAGTGAATCGAATTAGTTTTGGCGCCCAAACATTTGATGAAGGTTTACTAAAAAAGATTGGAAGAACACATTCACCAAATGAAATAGAAGAAGCAATTCAAACCGCCAAAGAAGTTGGAATTGATAATATTAATCTTGATTTAATGTATGCATTACCTGGTCAAACAATGGAACAATTCGTTGATTCTTTAGACAAAGCAATGAAGTTACCGATTCAGCATATCTCAGCATATTCATTAATTATTGAACCAAAAACGGTTTTTTACATAGAAATGAATAGGGGCAAGCTTAAACCAGCCCCAGAAGAAGATGAAGCGGCTATGTATGACTTTTTAATGAACTATTTAGAGGAAAAGGGATTTCATCAATATGAAATTAGCAATTTTGAAAAAAATGGTTTAGAAAGTAAGCATAATCTTGTTTATTGGAATAATGAAGAGTATTTTGGATTTGGTGCTGGAGCACATGGCTATATTAATGGAATTCGATATTCAAACGCAGGACCATTAAAGAAATATTTTCAGTTGATAGATGATACTGGTGTCCCTATTGTTCATGAACATACGGTAACGAAGCAAGAAAAAATGGAAGAAGAAATGTTTTTAGGACTACGTAAAATGCAGGGAGTTTCGGAAAGAAAGTTCCAAGAAAAATTTGGTTCAAACTTTAATGAAGTATTTCCGAACGTAATTGAAAAACTAATAAAAGATGGATTAGTCGAGATGGATGGAATATTTCTTCGATTAACCCATAAAGGGAAGTTACTAGGCAACGAAGTATTTCAAGCATTTTTACTTTAA
- the hrcA gene encoding heat-inducible transcriptional repressor HrcA → MLTERQLLILQIIIDDFIRMAQPVGSRSLSKKEGISFSSATIRNEMADLEELGFIEKPHSSAGRIPSEKGYRFYVDHLLSPQIVNEDDVRSIKGIFAERIFEIEKLVKNSADILSDLTNYTTIALGPKVTENKLKNIQLIPIGPNTAVSIIVTDTGIVKNRTVTIPPGVSMSDIEKMVNILNERLVNVPIHQINDKLYKEIAMILRTHISNYESVIKMIGGTIDVPIEQKLILSGKTNILAQPEFHNVETMKVLLNMIEKQDELKSIIPFEQVGLSVKIGKENEKSGLENVSIISATYSLGEDQIGTIAVLGPTRMEYSRVISLMHLITGQLNLLFSSKDVE, encoded by the coding sequence ATGTTGACTGAAAGACAGTTATTGATACTCCAAATTATTATCGATGACTTTATTCGCATGGCACAACCTGTTGGTTCAAGGAGTTTATCTAAAAAGGAAGGTATTTCATTTAGTTCAGCAACGATACGAAATGAGATGGCTGATTTAGAGGAACTTGGTTTTATTGAAAAGCCTCATAGCTCTGCAGGTCGAATCCCTTCTGAAAAAGGGTATCGTTTTTATGTAGACCATCTGTTATCACCACAAATTGTTAATGAAGATGATGTTCGTTCGATAAAAGGTATTTTTGCCGAGCGAATTTTTGAAATAGAAAAGCTTGTGAAAAATTCAGCTGATATACTATCTGATTTAACAAATTACACAACAATTGCTCTAGGACCAAAAGTTACTGAAAATAAGCTTAAAAATATTCAGCTTATTCCAATAGGACCTAATACAGCAGTATCAATTATTGTGACAGACACAGGTATTGTTAAAAATCGAACAGTTACCATACCACCTGGTGTGTCTATGAGTGATATTGAGAAAATGGTAAATATTTTAAATGAGCGACTAGTAAATGTTCCAATTCATCAAATAAATGACAAGCTTTATAAAGAAATTGCAATGATTTTACGTACGCATATTTCGAATTATGAAAGTGTTATTAAGATGATTGGTGGCACTATTGACGTACCGATTGAACAAAAGCTGATTTTAAGTGGAAAAACGAATATTTTAGCTCAACCAGAATTTCATAATGTTGAGACAATGAAAGTATTGTTAAACATGATTGAAAAGCAAGATGAACTAAAAAGTATTATTCCTTTTGAACAGGTGGGTTTAAGTGTCAAAATTGGTAAGGAAAATGAAAAGTCTGGATTAGAAAATGTAAGTATCATTAGCGCAACCTATTCACTAGGTGAAGATCAAATTGGTACAATCGCAGTATTAGGACCAACTCGAATGGAATACTCCCGAGTAATCTCATTAATGCATTTAATAACAGGGCAATTGAATTTATTATTTTCATCTAAGGATGTTGAATAA
- the grpE gene encoding nucleotide exchange factor GrpE translates to MTERQEELLNEEVVNEETTVEEPSIFTEENTEEKTDNVNSSEEELQKLRAEVDEKENKYLRLHADFENYKRRALLDQQSLMTYRAQSLVTDLLPVLDNFERALQVEATDEQTASFKQGMEMVYRLLVEAVKKEGVEEIPALGEQFDPNVHQAVMQESDDSKPSNEVLQEFQKGYKLKDRVIRPSMVKVNE, encoded by the coding sequence ATGACAGAACGTCAGGAAGAACTTTTAAATGAAGAAGTAGTGAATGAAGAAACTACTGTTGAAGAACCTTCAATCTTTACAGAAGAGAATACAGAAGAGAAAACTGACAATGTGAATTCTTCTGAAGAAGAGCTTCAAAAACTTCGTGCTGAAGTGGATGAGAAGGAAAATAAGTACTTACGTCTACATGCTGATTTCGAAAATTATAAACGTCGTGCACTTTTAGACCAACAATCTTTAATGACTTATCGTGCACAAAGTTTAGTAACTGATTTATTACCAGTACTAGATAATTTCGAACGTGCACTACAAGTTGAAGCTACAGACGAACAAACTGCTTCTTTCAAACAAGGTATGGAAATGGTTTACCGTTTACTTGTTGAAGCTGTAAAAAAAGAAGGTGTAGAAGAAATCCCAGCACTTGGTGAACAATTCGATCCGAATGTCCATCAAGCTGTAATGCAAGAAAGTGATGATTCTAAACCATCTAATGAAGTTTTACAAGAATTCCAAAAAGGCTATAAGCTAAAGGACAGAGTAATTCGTCCATCAATGGTAAAAGTAAACGAGTAA
- the dnaK gene encoding molecular chaperone DnaK, with amino-acid sequence MSKIIGIDLGTTNSCVAVLEGGEPKVIPNPEGGRTTPSVVAFKNGERQVGEVAKRQAITNPNTIMSIKRHMGTTHKENIEGKDYSPQEISAIILQNLKASAEAYLGEAVTKAVITVPAYFNDAERQATKDAGKIAGLEVERIINEPTAAALAYGLDKMDEDQTILVYDLGGGTFDVSILELGDGIFEVKATAGDNRLGGDDFDQVIIDYLVAEFKKENGVDLSQDKMALQRLKDAAEKAKKDLSGITSTQISLPFISMGAAGPLHLELNLTRAKFEELSHNLVERTLGPTRQALKDSGLTASQIDKVILVGGSTRIPAVQEAIKKETGKEPHKGVNPDEVVALGAAIQGGVLTGDVKDVVLLDVTPLSLGIETMGGVFTKLIERNTTIPTSKSQVFSTAADNQPAVDIHVLQGERPMANDNKTLGRFQLSDIPPAPRGVPQIEVSFDIDKNGIVTVRAKDLGTQKEQNIVIQSSSGLSDEEVERMVKEAELNADADAKRKEEVDLKNEADQLVFQVEKTLKDLEGKVEEAEVTKANEAKDALKAALEAGNLDDIRTKKDALSEIVQALSMKLYEQAAAAQQAAGGAEGGAKQDDVVDAEFTEVKDEK; translated from the coding sequence ATGAGTAAAATTATTGGTATTGACTTAGGTACAACTAACTCTTGTGTCGCAGTATTAGAAGGCGGAGAGCCAAAAGTAATTCCGAACCCAGAGGGTGGACGTACAACTCCGTCAGTTGTTGCGTTCAAAAATGGTGAGCGTCAAGTTGGGGAAGTAGCAAAGCGTCAAGCAATTACAAATCCTAACACAATCATGTCAATTAAACGTCATATGGGTACTACACATAAAGAAAACATTGAAGGTAAAGATTATTCTCCACAAGAGATTTCTGCAATCATTCTTCAAAACTTAAAAGCATCGGCTGAAGCTTATTTAGGTGAAGCAGTAACAAAAGCAGTTATTACAGTACCTGCATACTTCAATGATGCTGAGCGTCAAGCAACTAAAGATGCTGGTAAAATTGCAGGTTTAGAAGTAGAACGTATCATCAATGAGCCAACAGCAGCAGCATTAGCATACGGTTTAGATAAAATGGATGAAGACCAAACAATTTTAGTTTACGACTTAGGTGGCGGTACATTCGACGTTTCAATCCTTGAATTAGGAGATGGAATTTTTGAAGTTAAAGCTACTGCTGGTGACAACCGTTTAGGTGGAGATGACTTCGACCAAGTGATCATTGATTACTTAGTGGCTGAATTCAAAAAAGAAAACGGTGTTGATTTAAGCCAAGATAAAATGGCATTACAACGTTTAAAAGATGCTGCTGAAAAAGCGAAAAAAGATTTATCAGGTATTACTTCAACTCAAATTTCATTACCATTCATTAGCATGGGTGCAGCTGGTCCATTACACTTAGAATTAAATTTAACTCGTGCAAAATTCGAAGAGCTTTCTCATAACTTAGTTGAAAGAACTTTAGGCCCAACTCGTCAAGCATTGAAGGATTCTGGCTTAACAGCTAGTCAAATTGATAAAGTAATTTTAGTAGGTGGATCAACTCGTATTCCTGCTGTTCAAGAAGCAATCAAAAAAGAAACAGGAAAAGAACCACATAAAGGTGTAAACCCTGATGAAGTAGTAGCATTAGGTGCTGCAATTCAAGGTGGAGTATTAACTGGTGATGTAAAAGACGTAGTATTACTAGACGTAACTCCATTATCATTAGGTATCGAAACAATGGGTGGAGTATTTACAAAGTTAATCGAACGTAATACAACGATCCCAACAAGTAAATCTCAAGTTTTCTCAACAGCTGCTGACAATCAACCTGCTGTAGACATTCACGTACTACAAGGTGAGCGTCCAATGGCTAATGACAATAAAACATTAGGTCGCTTCCAATTATCGGATATCCCACCAGCACCACGTGGAGTTCCTCAAATTGAAGTATCTTTTGATATCGACAAAAATGGTATCGTAACAGTACGTGCGAAAGACCTAGGTACTCAAAAAGAACAAAACATCGTAATTCAATCTTCTTCAGGTTTAAGTGATGAAGAAGTAGAACGCATGGTAAAAGAAGCAGAATTAAATGCTGATGCTGATGCAAAACGTAAAGAAGAAGTAGATCTTAAAAACGAAGCTGATCAATTAGTATTCCAAGTAGAGAAAACTTTAAAAGATCTTGAAGGAAAAGTTGAAGAAGCAGAGGTTACAAAAGCTAACGAAGCTAAAGATGCATTAAAAGCTGCTTTAGAAGCTGGTAACTTAGATGACATCCGTACGAAGAAAGATGCTCTATCTGAAATCGTTCAAGCTTTATCTATGAAGCTTTATGAGCAAGCTGCTGCTGCACAACAAGCTGCAGGTGGAGCTGAAGGCGGAGCGAAACAAGACGATGTAGTAGACGCTGAGTTTACTGAAGTTAAGGACGAAAAATAA
- the dnaJ gene encoding molecular chaperone DnaJ has product MSKRDYYDVLGVSKSASQDEIKKSFRKLAKTYHPDVNKDPDAAEKFKEVQEAYENLSDDQKRAHYDQFGHTDPNQGFGGGGFGGGGFGGFEDIFSQFFGGGGGRRRDPNAPRAGADLQYTMTIQFEEAAFGMEKEIEIPTEETCHTCSGSGAKPGTSKETCNHCHGSGQMSVEQNTPFGRIVNRTTCSHCQGTGQIIKDKCNTCHGAGRVKTRKKIMVKVPAGIDDGQQIRLSGQGEPGKNGGPAGDLYIAFHVREHEFFERDGNDVYCELPLTFAQAALGDEVEVPTLHGKVKTKIPAGTQTGTRMRLKGKGIKDVRGYGQGDQHVIVKVITPTKLTSRQKELLEEFYKIGKGQKDDKHDSFFTKLKRAVKNFGEQ; this is encoded by the coding sequence ATGAGTAAACGTGATTACTATGATGTGCTTGGTGTGAGTAAAAGTGCATCACAAGATGAAATAAAAAAATCGTTTCGTAAATTAGCAAAAACATATCATCCGGACGTTAATAAGGATCCTGATGCAGCTGAAAAGTTTAAAGAGGTGCAAGAAGCATACGAAAATTTATCAGATGATCAAAAACGTGCTCATTATGATCAGTTTGGTCATACAGATCCAAACCAAGGTTTCGGCGGTGGCGGATTTGGCGGCGGCGGATTCGGTGGATTTGAAGATATTTTCAGTCAGTTTTTTGGTGGTGGCGGTGGACGTCGTCGTGACCCGAACGCACCAAGGGCTGGAGCTGATTTACAATATACAATGACGATCCAGTTTGAAGAAGCAGCATTCGGAATGGAAAAAGAAATCGAAATTCCAACCGAAGAAACATGTCATACATGTAGTGGTTCAGGTGCAAAACCTGGTACATCAAAAGAAACATGTAATCATTGTCATGGCTCAGGACAAATGAGTGTTGAACAAAATACACCATTTGGGCGTATTGTGAACCGTACGACATGTTCACACTGTCAAGGTACTGGTCAAATTATTAAAGATAAATGTAATACATGTCATGGTGCTGGCCGAGTGAAAACTCGTAAGAAAATCATGGTTAAAGTACCAGCTGGTATTGATGATGGACAACAAATTCGACTTTCAGGCCAAGGAGAACCAGGTAAAAATGGTGGTCCTGCTGGAGATTTATATATTGCATTCCATGTTCGTGAGCATGAATTCTTTGAACGTGACGGAAATGATGTTTACTGCGAGCTTCCATTAACATTTGCACAAGCTGCATTAGGTGATGAAGTTGAAGTTCCTACATTGCATGGTAAAGTAAAAACGAAAATTCCTGCTGGAACGCAAACTGGTACTAGAATGCGTTTAAAAGGTAAAGGAATCAAAGATGTGCGTGGATATGGTCAAGGTGACCAGCACGTAATCGTAAAAGTGATCACACCAACAAAACTAACAAGCCGTCAAAAAGAATTGCTTGAAGAGTTTTACAAAATTGGCAAAGGTCAAAAAGACGACAAACACGATTCTTTCTTTACAAAGTTAAAGCGTGCAGTTAAGAATTTTGGCGAACAATAA
- the prmA gene encoding 50S ribosomal protein L11 methyltransferase, whose protein sequence is MKWSELSIHTTQDAVEPISNILHEAGASGVVIEDVFDLTKERAQVYGEIYQLNPKDYPEEGVIVKAYLPVNSFLNDTIDGIKEAINNLISYDIDLGKNTFAVHEVNEEDWATAWKKYYHPISISDRFTIVPSWEEYEVKSSDELIIELDPGMAFGTGTHPTTVMCIRALEKVVKPTDRVIDVGTGSGVLSIAAAKLGSTNIEAYDLDDVAVRSARENVVLNKVDDVIKVGQGNLLQGIEGPFQVVVANLLAEIILRFVDDVFNVLEPGGTFISSGIIGAKQQDIENELKRVGFEVKEVLHLEDWVAIIAKKPEQGM, encoded by the coding sequence ATGAAATGGTCAGAATTAAGTATTCACACTACACAGGATGCGGTTGAACCGATTTCTAATATTTTACACGAAGCTGGTGCAAGTGGTGTTGTCATAGAAGATGTGTTTGATTTGACGAAGGAGCGAGCACAGGTTTACGGTGAAATCTACCAACTTAACCCAAAAGATTATCCAGAGGAAGGTGTAATCGTTAAAGCATACCTTCCTGTGAATAGTTTTTTAAACGATACGATCGACGGTATAAAAGAAGCAATTAATAATTTAATTTCATATGATATTGATTTAGGAAAAAATACATTTGCTGTTCATGAAGTAAACGAAGAAGATTGGGCTACTGCATGGAAAAAATACTATCATCCAATTTCAATCTCAGATCGATTTACAATTGTACCTTCTTGGGAAGAGTATGAAGTCAAATCATCAGACGAATTAATTATCGAATTAGATCCAGGAATGGCGTTTGGTACTGGTACTCATCCTACAACTGTTATGTGTATTCGTGCACTTGAGAAAGTTGTTAAACCAACTGACCGTGTAATCGATGTAGGTACTGGTTCAGGTGTATTAAGTATTGCAGCTGCTAAACTTGGCTCTACAAATATTGAAGCTTATGACTTAGACGATGTAGCTGTTCGAAGTGCAAGGGAAAACGTTGTATTAAACAAAGTTGACGATGTTATAAAAGTTGGACAAGGTAACTTACTACAAGGTATTGAAGGTCCGTTCCAAGTAGTTGTTGCAAACTTACTTGCTGAAATTATTCTTCGTTTCGTAGATGATGTGTTTAATGTTTTAGAACCAGGTGGAACATTTATTTCTTCAGGAATTATTGGTGCTAAACAACAAGACATCGAAAATGAGCTTAAACGAGTTGGTTTTGAAGTGAAGGAAGTATTACATTTAGAGGACTGGGTTGCAATTATTGCAAAAAAGCCAGAACAAGGGATGTAA
- a CDS encoding 16S rRNA (uracil(1498)-N(3))-methyltransferase yields MQRYFIEDPQLQNDLVTITGDDAHHIANVMRMKLDQEIICTVPGSSTVRCTLTNISSEQITAAVVEYVENTNELPISITIASGLPKGDKLELIIQKGTELGASVFLPFAAARSIVKLDDKKAGKKVDRWQKIAKEAAEQSYRFIVPTVEQPASFQQLLNSIQYYDACIVAYEESAKTGESAGLVQTFQSLKEGSRLLVVFGPEGGLSEKEVNQLEEKGAKLCGLGPRILRTETAPFYVLAAASFHFELMG; encoded by the coding sequence ATGCAAAGATATTTTATAGAAGATCCGCAGCTTCAAAATGATCTTGTTACAATAACTGGTGATGATGCTCATCATATAGCAAATGTTATGCGAATGAAGCTAGATCAAGAAATCATTTGTACAGTACCAGGTTCTTCAACTGTTCGTTGTACACTTACAAATATTTCTAGTGAACAAATAACAGCAGCTGTTGTAGAATATGTTGAGAATACAAATGAACTGCCAATATCAATTACGATTGCTAGTGGACTACCAAAAGGTGATAAACTTGAATTAATCATACAAAAAGGTACGGAACTTGGTGCTTCTGTTTTTTTACCTTTTGCAGCAGCTAGATCAATTGTTAAATTAGATGATAAAAAAGCTGGTAAAAAGGTTGACAGATGGCAAAAAATTGCAAAAGAAGCGGCAGAACAATCATATCGGTTTATTGTACCAACCGTGGAACAGCCAGCATCTTTTCAACAATTACTTAACTCAATACAGTATTATGATGCGTGTATTGTTGCATATGAAGAAAGTGCAAAAACAGGAGAATCAGCAGGACTTGTTCAGACATTCCAATCATTAAAGGAAGGTTCACGTTTACTAGTAGTTTTCGGACCAGAAGGTGGTTTGTCAGAGAAAGAAGTTAATCAGCTAGAAGAAAAAGGTGCTAAGCTATGTGGACTTGGACCAAGAATTCTACGAACAGAAACAGCACCATTTTATGTTTTAGCTGCTGCCTCCTTTCATTTTGAATTAATGGGGTGA